Proteins found in one Actinokineospora alba genomic segment:
- the soxR gene encoding redox-sensitive transcriptional activator SoxR, with translation MLTIGEVADRSGVPHTALRFYEERGLITSERTAGNQRRYARAVLRRLAFIRTAQRVGLSLEEIHDALDLLPERRTPTKLDWCKLSKSWHGEIEARIDALQRLRDNLTSCIGCGCLSLKSCGLINSDDGLAKFGPGAPRLKAATEGGI, from the coding sequence ATGCTGACCATCGGCGAGGTAGCCGATCGCAGCGGTGTTCCCCACACGGCCCTGCGCTTCTACGAGGAGCGCGGGTTGATCACCTCCGAACGCACCGCGGGCAACCAGCGGCGGTACGCGCGGGCGGTCTTGCGTCGGTTGGCCTTCATCCGCACCGCCCAGCGGGTGGGGCTGTCCCTGGAGGAAATCCACGACGCGCTCGACCTGCTGCCGGAGCGGCGGACGCCGACGAAGCTGGACTGGTGCAAGCTGTCCAAGTCCTGGCACGGCGAGATCGAGGCACGCATCGACGCCTTGCAGCGGCTGCGGGACAACCTGACGTCCTGCATCGGCTGCGGCTGCCTGTCGCTCAAGAGCTGTGGGCTGATCAACAGTGACGACGGGTTGGCGAAGTTCGGCCCCGGCGCGCCCCGGTTGAAGGCGGCGACCGAGGGCGGGATCTGA
- a CDS encoding RNA 2'-phosphotransferase, giving the protein MDIKLSKRLSKALRHDPAHLGLTLDAAGWTDVSAVLAALRVDRETLDAVVAENNKQRFAYDETGTRIRASQGHSVPVDLGLLPATPPDVLYHGTVAAALPSIEADGLRPMNRHHVHLSATRETAVTVGARRGKPVILVIDAARMAADGHVFHVSANGVWLTDHVGPAYFDLPGGPR; this is encoded by the coding sequence ATGGACATCAAACTCTCCAAGCGCCTGTCGAAGGCGCTGCGGCACGACCCGGCCCACCTGGGCCTCACCCTCGACGCCGCGGGCTGGACCGACGTCTCCGCCGTCCTCGCCGCCCTGCGCGTCGACCGCGAAACCCTCGACGCCGTCGTGGCCGAGAACAACAAGCAGCGCTTCGCCTACGACGAGACCGGGACGCGGATCCGGGCCAGCCAGGGGCACAGCGTCCCCGTCGACCTCGGTCTGCTGCCCGCCACACCGCCGGACGTGCTCTACCACGGGACGGTCGCGGCGGCGCTGCCGTCGATCGAGGCGGACGGGCTGCGGCCGATGAACCGGCACCACGTGCACCTGTCGGCCACCCGCGAGACCGCCGTGACGGTCGGGGCCCGGCGAGGGAAGCCGGTGATCCTGGTGATCGACGCGGCCCGGATGGCGGCCGACGGCCACGTCTTCCACGTCAGCGCCAACGGTGTCTGGCTGACCGACCACGTCGGGCCCGCGTACTTCGACCTACCTGGAGGTCCCCGGTAG
- a CDS encoding aminotransferase class V-fold PLP-dependent enzyme gives MVELADVGTSMIDLDAVRALTPGAANGVFLDSAGASLNPRPIVDEVVAHLRREEEVGGYRAAAERLDDLEAGYGVFADLLGCDPDEIAFTDSATRSYLAAFDALPLGPGDRLLATEAEYGGNAIPLLRRAQLAGATVEPIPSTADGEVDVAALRGMLDERVKFVSLVHVPTNNGLVNPVETVAAAAHEVGALVALDACQSIGQLPLSLRDMGVDFISGAGRKWLRGPRGTGVLAVSRAARERLRPRLVDLHSGEWTGTDEFELRDDARVFELWECGVAERLGFISAARYALDLGIDAIAAAVADRAGRLRAGLAEIPGVQLRDQGKHQCGLVTFTVDGVAAAEVRDKLRGQDITVTVSGLPSTRYDMTRRGLSEVVRASPHYFISPDQIDTAVEAVATLR, from the coding sequence ATGGTGGAACTTGCAGACGTGGGCACCTCGATGATCGATCTGGACGCGGTGCGCGCGCTGACGCCCGGCGCGGCGAACGGCGTGTTCCTCGACAGCGCCGGAGCGTCCCTGAACCCGCGGCCGATCGTCGACGAGGTCGTCGCGCACCTGCGCCGTGAGGAGGAAGTCGGCGGCTACCGCGCGGCCGCCGAGCGGCTCGACGACCTCGAAGCGGGCTACGGCGTCTTCGCCGACCTGCTGGGCTGCGACCCCGACGAGATCGCCTTCACCGACAGCGCCACCCGCTCCTATCTCGCCGCCTTCGACGCGCTGCCGCTCGGGCCGGGTGACCGCCTGCTCGCCACCGAGGCCGAATACGGCGGCAACGCGATCCCGCTGCTGCGCCGGGCCCAACTCGCCGGGGCCACCGTCGAGCCGATCCCGTCCACGGCGGACGGCGAGGTCGACGTCGCCGCGCTGCGGGGGATGCTCGACGAGCGGGTCAAGTTCGTCTCGCTGGTGCATGTGCCGACCAACAACGGGCTGGTCAACCCGGTCGAGACGGTCGCGGCGGCGGCGCACGAGGTGGGTGCCCTGGTGGCCCTCGACGCCTGCCAGTCGATCGGCCAACTCCCACTGTCGCTGCGCGACATGGGCGTCGACTTCATCAGCGGCGCGGGCCGCAAGTGGCTGCGCGGCCCGCGCGGCACCGGGGTGCTGGCCGTGAGCCGGGCCGCCCGCGAGCGGCTGCGCCCCCGGCTGGTCGACCTGCACAGCGGCGAGTGGACGGGCACCGACGAGTTCGAGCTGCGCGACGACGCCAGGGTGTTCGAGCTGTGGGAATGCGGCGTCGCGGAGCGCCTGGGGTTTATCTCCGCCGCTCGCTACGCCCTCGACCTGGGCATCGACGCCATCGCCGCCGCGGTCGCCGACCGGGCGGGCAGGCTGCGCGCCGGACTGGCCGAAATCCCCGGTGTCCAGCTCCGTGACCAGGGCAAACACCAGTGTGGCTTGGTCACCTTCACGGTCGACGGGGTGGCCGCGGCCGAGGTTCGCGACAAGCTGCGCGGCCAAGACATCACCGTCACGGTCAGTGGGCTGCCGTCCACGCGCTACGACATGACCCGGCGCGGTCTCAGCGAGGTCGTCCGGGCCTCGCCGCACTACTTCATCTCCCCGGACCAGATCGATACAGCTGTCGAGGCGGTCGCCACCCTGCGGTGA
- a CDS encoding ABC transporter substrate-binding protein, translating to MPVLRAVAAVVLMISLAACTAEPTPPASGDPDGRSMVIAAAVAPASLDPAAGYAPLGAAKIYDGLVEYQPGGTLRPALAAGLPVPAADGRSWTVTLRGDVKFHDGSAFDADDVVATYRRVLDGPLRSKFWMLSDVRALDAATVRFELSQPYPAFTGLLVLGVKPVAEGTNGTGPYQVTAWEPGRKLVLKAHSAYYLGAPKLSEVTVEFVPDDETRAQLLRDGKLDGAALPATLASGFATTSGLTVVDHAAGDVRMVSLPDGPVTGDPAMRRALNLVVDRRELVKEALAGKGVATSVPLPAALAEFAEPGARFDLDVSRAKALLEAAGWSAAADGQRAKAGVPAVIPVGYPVGDLAARDLIAGFARAAATVGVKVTAEPVARDALTGATAELRSVGDPFDPSRALSWLGDTEARAVTDPAQRAVAYRALTRAYLAAPSAVVLAETGHSYVIRQNWTGYRPVVDGPGTDHTWGAWWNLQTWAPR from the coding sequence GTGCCGGTTCTGCGCGCGGTAGCCGCTGTCGTCCTGATGATTTCCCTGGCCGCCTGCACGGCCGAACCTACCCCGCCTGCCTCCGGTGACCCCGACGGTCGGTCCATGGTGATCGCCGCGGCGGTCGCGCCCGCGTCACTCGACCCGGCCGCGGGCTACGCCCCGCTCGGCGCGGCGAAGATTTACGACGGGCTCGTCGAGTACCAGCCGGGGGGCACGCTGCGGCCCGCGCTGGCCGCGGGGCTGCCCGTGCCCGCCGCCGACGGGCGCTCCTGGACGGTCACCCTGCGCGGCGACGTGAAGTTCCACGACGGCAGCGCGTTCGACGCCGACGACGTGGTGGCCACCTATCGCCGCGTCCTCGACGGACCGCTGCGCTCGAAGTTCTGGATGCTCTCCGACGTCCGCGCGCTCGACGCGGCGACCGTCCGCTTCGAGCTGTCCCAGCCCTACCCGGCGTTCACCGGTCTGCTGGTGCTGGGCGTCAAACCGGTCGCGGAGGGGACCAACGGCACCGGCCCGTACCAGGTCACCGCCTGGGAGCCCGGCCGCAAGCTCGTCCTCAAAGCCCACTCCGCCTACTACCTCGGCGCGCCGAAGCTGAGTGAGGTCACCGTCGAGTTCGTCCCCGACGACGAGACCCGCGCCCAACTCCTGCGCGACGGCAAACTCGATGGCGCCGCGCTGCCCGCGACCCTGGCTTCGGGATTCGCCACCACCTCCGGGCTCACCGTCGTCGACCACGCCGCCGGGGACGTGCGGATGGTCTCCCTGCCCGACGGCCCCGTCACCGGCGACCCCGCGATGCGGCGGGCGCTGAACCTCGTTGTCGACCGGCGCGAACTCGTCAAGGAGGCACTGGCGGGCAAGGGCGTGGCGACCTCGGTCCCGCTGCCCGCCGCGCTCGCCGAGTTCGCCGAACCGGGCGCGCGTTTCGACCTTGACGTGTCCCGCGCGAAGGCACTCCTCGAAGCCGCCGGGTGGTCGGCGGCCGCCGACGGGCAGCGCGCCAAAGCCGGTGTGCCCGCGGTCATTCCGGTCGGCTACCCCGTCGGTGATCTCGCCGCGCGTGACCTCATCGCCGGTTTCGCCCGCGCCGCCGCCACGGTCGGCGTGAAGGTCACCGCCGAGCCGGTCGCGCGCGACGCCCTCACCGGCGCCACCGCCGAACTGCGCTCGGTGGGCGACCCATTTGACCCCAGCCGGGCGCTGTCGTGGCTGGGCGACACGGAGGCGCGCGCCGTCACCGACCCGGCCCAGCGCGCCGTCGCGTACCGGGCGCTCACTCGCGCCTACCTCGCCGCGCCGTCCGCGGTGGTGCTCGCGGAGACCGGCCACAGCTACGTGATTCGCCAGAACTGGACCGGATACCGGCCCGTCGTCGACGGTCCGGGGACAGACCACACGTGGGGGGCATGGTGGAACTTGCAGACGTGGGCACCTCGATGA
- a CDS encoding carbon-nitrogen hydrolase family protein → MRVALCQISATADPEANLALVRDGVCQADGASVVLFPEATMSRFGVPLGPVAQPLDGPWATAVREIADEHGVVIVAGMFTPDPDGRVRNTLLVTGRGQHLGYDKIHLFDAFGFAESRTVAPGDAPVTIEVDGITLGVATCYDVRFPELFRALADRGAKAILLGASWGAGEGKLEQWELLVRARALDCTSWVLACGQADPGPVTGTAPLGIGHSLVADPRGRVVAALEGKPDVLVVDIDTDVVDTTRAAIPVLENRRL, encoded by the coding sequence GTGCGAGTTGCCCTCTGCCAGATCTCCGCCACCGCCGATCCGGAGGCGAACCTCGCGCTGGTCCGCGACGGCGTGTGCCAGGCCGACGGCGCGTCGGTGGTGCTGTTCCCGGAGGCGACGATGTCGCGCTTCGGTGTCCCCCTGGGGCCGGTGGCGCAGCCGCTCGACGGGCCGTGGGCGACCGCTGTCCGGGAGATCGCCGACGAGCACGGCGTGGTCATCGTCGCCGGGATGTTCACCCCCGACCCGGACGGGCGGGTGCGCAACACGCTGCTGGTCACCGGCCGCGGGCAGCACCTCGGCTACGACAAGATCCACCTGTTCGACGCCTTCGGTTTCGCCGAGTCGCGCACGGTCGCGCCGGGCGATGCCCCGGTGACGATCGAGGTCGACGGGATCACCCTCGGCGTGGCCACCTGTTACGACGTCCGCTTCCCCGAGCTGTTCCGGGCGCTGGCCGACCGCGGCGCCAAGGCGATCCTGCTGGGCGCGTCGTGGGGCGCGGGCGAGGGCAAGCTCGAGCAGTGGGAGTTGCTCGTGCGCGCGCGGGCGCTCGACTGCACGTCCTGGGTGCTCGCCTGCGGGCAGGCCGACCCGGGCCCGGTCACCGGCACGGCGCCGCTGGGGATCGGGCACAGCCTGGTCGCCGATCCGCGCGGGCGGGTCGTGGCGGCGCTGGAGGGCAAGCCGGACGTGCTGGTTGTCGACATCGACACCGATGTTGTGGACACCACGCGGGCGGCGATCCCAGTATTGGAGAACCGTCGGCTCTGA
- the hisD gene encoding histidinol dehydrogenase gives MLTRTDLRSAVPSPVELRHALPRAEVDVDAVIHQVRPIVDGVRERGVEAALEFTERFDRVRPESVRVPAAELTRALDELDPAVRAALEESIARARVVHAEQRRTDVTTQVVPGGTVTERWVPVARVGLYAPGGLAVYPSSVVMNVVPAQAAGVESLVVCSPPQAEFGGRPHPTILAAAELLGVEEVWAVGGAQAVALLAYGGVDTDGAELAPVDMVTGPGNIYLTAAKRLLRGLIGIDSEAGPTEIAILADATADPAHVAADLISQAEHDPLAASVLVTDSVELADAVDAELEIRAKATKHSDRVTTALRGKQSGCVLVSSVDDGLRVVDAYAAEHLEIQTADARAVAARVRSAGAIFVGAYAPVSLGDYCAGSNHVLPTGGCARHSSGLSVQTFLRGIHVIDYSEDALREVAGHVVALANAEDLPAHGEAVTARFES, from the coding sequence ATGCTCACCCGTACTGACCTGCGCTCCGCCGTCCCGTCGCCCGTCGAGCTGCGCCACGCGCTGCCCCGGGCCGAGGTCGACGTGGACGCGGTCATCCATCAGGTGCGGCCGATCGTCGACGGGGTCCGTGAGCGCGGGGTCGAGGCCGCCCTGGAGTTCACCGAGCGGTTCGACCGGGTGCGTCCCGAGTCGGTCCGGGTGCCCGCCGCGGAGTTGACGCGCGCGCTCGACGAGCTGGACCCGGCGGTGCGCGCGGCCCTCGAGGAGTCGATCGCGCGCGCCCGCGTGGTGCACGCCGAACAGCGCCGCACCGACGTGACCACCCAGGTCGTCCCCGGTGGCACGGTCACCGAGCGCTGGGTGCCGGTCGCCCGGGTCGGGCTCTACGCGCCGGGCGGGCTCGCGGTGTACCCGTCGAGCGTGGTCATGAACGTCGTCCCCGCGCAGGCCGCCGGGGTGGAGTCGCTGGTCGTCTGCTCGCCGCCGCAGGCCGAGTTCGGCGGCCGTCCGCACCCGACGATCCTGGCCGCCGCCGAGCTGCTCGGCGTCGAGGAGGTCTGGGCCGTGGGCGGCGCGCAGGCCGTGGCGCTGCTGGCCTACGGCGGCGTCGACACCGACGGCGCCGAGCTGGCCCCGGTCGACATGGTCACCGGGCCGGGCAACATCTACCTGACCGCCGCGAAGCGCCTGCTGCGCGGTCTCATCGGCATCGACTCCGAGGCCGGGCCGACCGAGATCGCCATCCTGGCCGACGCCACCGCCGACCCGGCGCACGTCGCCGCCGACCTGATCAGCCAGGCCGAGCACGACCCGCTCGCGGCGAGCGTGCTGGTCACCGACTCCGTCGAGCTGGCCGACGCCGTCGACGCCGAGCTGGAGATCCGGGCCAAGGCGACCAAGCACTCCGACCGGGTCACCACCGCGTTGCGCGGCAAGCAGTCCGGCTGCGTCCTGGTGTCCTCAGTGGACGACGGGCTGCGGGTGGTCGACGCCTACGCGGCCGAGCACCTGGAGATCCAGACCGCTGACGCGCGGGCCGTGGCGGCCCGTGTCCGCAGCGCGGGCGCGATCTTTGTCGGCGCGTACGCCCCGGTCTCGCTCGGTGACTACTGCGCCGGGTCCAACCACGTGCTGCCCACCGGCGGCTGCGCGCGGCACTCGTCGGGCCTGTCGGTGCAGACGTTCCTGCGCGGCATCCACGTCATCGACTACTCCGAGGACGCGCTGCGCGAGGTGGCGGGCCACGTCGTCGCGCTGGCCAACGCCGAGGACCTGCCCGCGCACGGCGAAGCCGTCACCGCGAGGTTCGAGTCATGA
- the hisB gene encoding imidazoleglycerol-phosphate dehydratase HisB, which yields MNRVGRVERITKESSVLVEVDLDGSGKVEVSTGVPFFDHMLTAFGAHASFDLTVRATGDIEIDAHHTVEDVSIVLGQALREALGDKSGIRRFGDAWIPMDETLAHAAVDVSGRPYCVHTGEPEVMTGFVVGNNYPTVLNRHVFESIAFHAQIALHLRVIHGRDPHHITEAEYKAFARALRAATESDPRVGGVPSTKGVL from the coding sequence GTGAACCGTGTCGGCCGCGTGGAGCGGATCACCAAGGAGTCGTCCGTGTTGGTCGAGGTCGACCTCGACGGCTCGGGCAAGGTCGAGGTCTCGACCGGTGTGCCGTTCTTCGACCACATGCTCACCGCCTTCGGCGCGCACGCCTCGTTCGACCTGACCGTGCGCGCCACCGGCGACATCGAGATCGACGCCCACCACACGGTCGAGGACGTCTCCATCGTCCTGGGTCAAGCGCTGCGCGAGGCCCTGGGCGACAAGTCCGGCATCCGCCGCTTCGGCGACGCGTGGATCCCGATGGACGAGACCCTCGCGCACGCGGCGGTGGACGTGTCCGGGCGGCCGTACTGCGTGCACACCGGCGAGCCCGAGGTGATGACCGGTTTCGTCGTCGGCAACAACTACCCGACGGTCCTCAACCGCCACGTCTTCGAGTCGATCGCCTTCCACGCCCAGATCGCCCTGCACCTGCGCGTCATCCACGGCCGCGACCCGCACCACATCACCGAGGCCGAGTACAAGGCCTTCGCCCGGGCCCTGCGCGCGGCGACCGAATCGGACCCGAGGGTCGGCGGCGTCCCGTCGACCAAGGGCGTTCTCTGA
- a CDS encoding histidinol-phosphate transaminase, whose translation MSAPGQRAALADLPLRDDLRGRSPYGAPQLDVPFPLNTNENPYPPPPELVADITAAVQEIAGTLHRYPDRDAIALRDDLARYLAESTGVPLTVANLWAANGSNEILQQILQAFGGPGRVALGFEPSYSMHPIIAGGTRTEWSPTPRRADFSLDVEQAVKVLAERSPDVVFVTSPNNPTGQSIPLDDLRALVEAAPGIVVVDEAYAEFSPQESAVHLIDEFPTQVIVSRTMSKAFAFAGGRLGYLAAAPAVVDALLLVRLPYHLSALTQAAARAALRHADQTLASVHALAAERDRVAAALAGLGADVVPSDANFVLFGQFDDAPAAWKSYLDEGVLIRDVGIPGFLRVTVGTPVENDAFLAASKEIIK comes from the coding sequence ATGAGCGCGCCCGGGCAGCGGGCGGCCCTGGCCGACCTGCCGCTGCGCGACGACCTGCGCGGCCGCTCGCCCTATGGCGCGCCGCAGCTCGACGTGCCGTTCCCGTTGAACACCAACGAGAACCCGTACCCGCCGCCGCCCGAGCTGGTCGCCGACATCACCGCGGCGGTCCAGGAGATCGCGGGCACGCTGCACCGCTACCCGGACCGCGACGCCATCGCGCTGCGCGACGACCTGGCGCGCTACCTCGCCGAGTCGACCGGCGTGCCGCTGACGGTGGCGAACCTGTGGGCGGCCAACGGGTCCAACGAGATCCTGCAGCAGATCCTGCAGGCCTTCGGCGGTCCCGGCCGGGTCGCGCTCGGGTTCGAGCCGTCGTATTCGATGCACCCGATCATCGCGGGCGGCACCCGCACCGAGTGGTCGCCGACGCCGCGCCGCGCCGACTTCTCCCTCGACGTCGAACAAGCGGTGAAGGTGCTGGCCGAGCGGTCGCCGGACGTGGTCTTCGTGACCAGCCCGAACAACCCGACCGGCCAGTCGATCCCGCTCGACGACCTGCGCGCGCTGGTCGAGGCCGCGCCGGGGATCGTGGTGGTCGACGAGGCGTACGCGGAGTTCTCCCCGCAGGAGAGCGCCGTCCACCTCATCGACGAGTTCCCCACGCAGGTCATCGTCAGCCGCACCATGAGCAAGGCGTTCGCCTTCGCAGGCGGGCGGCTCGGCTACCTGGCCGCCGCACCAGCGGTCGTCGACGCGCTTCTGTTGGTGCGCCTGCCGTATCACCTCTCCGCGCTCACCCAGGCCGCCGCCCGCGCGGCCCTGCGCCACGCCGACCAGACCCTGGCCTCGGTGCACGCGCTGGCCGCCGAACGCGACCGCGTGGCCGCCGCCCTGGCCGGGCTCGGCGCCGACGTGGTGCCCAGCGATGCCAATTTCGTCCTTTTCGGACAGTTCGACGACGCGCCCGCCGCCTGGAAGTCCTATTTGGACGAAGGCGTGCTCATCCGGGATGTCGGCATCCCCGGGTTCCTCCGGGTGACCGTGGGTACCCCAGTGGAGAACGACGCTTTCCTGGCCGCCAGTAAGGAGATCATCAAGTGA